One window of the Equus caballus isolate H_3958 breed thoroughbred chromosome 2, TB-T2T, whole genome shotgun sequence genome contains the following:
- the TLR2 gene encoding toll-like receptor 2 isoform X1, whose amino-acid sequence MPHALWTVWVLGAVISLSKEGVPDQPSSLSCDPTGVCDGRSRSLNSIPSGLTAAVKSLDLSNNKIASVGNSDLWKCVNLKALRLGSNDINTIEEDSFSSLRSLEHLDLSNNHLSNLSSSWFRPLSSLKFLNLLGSTYKTLGETSLFSHLTNLRILKVGNIHFTEIQGKDFAGLTFLEELEIDATNLQRYEPKSFKSIQNISHLILRMKQPVLLPEIILDTLSSLEYLELRDTYLNTFHFAEVSDPETNTLIKKFTFRNVKITDESFDEIVKLLNYISGVSEAEFDECTLDGLGEFRTPDIDKIKVIGKLETLTIRRLRIPQFYLFRDLSSIYSLTERVKRITIENSKVFLVPCSLSQHLKSLEYLDLSDNLMVEEYLKNSACERAWPSLQTLILRQNHLTSLGKTGETLLTLKNLTKLDISKNSFHSMPETCQWPEKMKYLNLSSIRIDRLTQCIPQTLEVLDISNNNLNSFSLILPQVKELYISRNKLKTLPDASFLPMLLVMRISRNTINTFSKEQLDSFQKLKTLEAGGNNFICSCEFLSFTQEEQALDQILIDWPENYLCDSPSHVRGQRVQDTHLSVSECHRTALVSAVCCALFLSILLTGVLCHHFHGLWYMKMMWAWLQAKRKPRTAPQRDICYDAFVSYSERDSYWVENLMVQELEHFNPPFKLCLHKRDFIPGKWIIDNIIDSIEKSHKTIFVLSENFVKSEWCKYELDFSHFRLFDENNDAAILILLEPIDKKAIPQRFCKLRKIMNTKTYLEWPTDEAQQEGFWLNLRAAIKS is encoded by the coding sequence ATGCCACATGCTTTGTGGACGGTGTGGGTCTTAGGGGCCGTAATCAGCCTCTCCAAGGAAGGGGTCCCTGATCAGCCTTCTTCTCTGTCTTGTGATCCCACTGGTGTCTGCGATGGCCGCTCCAGATCTTTAAACTCCATCCCCTCAGGCCTCACGGCAGCTGTGAAAAGTCTTGACCTGTCCAACAACAAGATCGCCTCTGTCGGCAACAGTGACCTGTGGAAGTGTGTGAACCtcaaggccctgaggctggggtCCAATGACATCAACACCATAGAGGAAGACTCTTTTTCCTCCCTGAGGAGTCTTGAACATTTGGACTTGTCCAATAATCACTTATCTAATTTATCGTCCTCCTGGTTCAGGcccctttcttctttaaaattcttaaacTTACTGGGAAGCACTTACAAAACACTCGGGGAAACATCTCTTTTTTCTCATCTCACCAATTTGCGAATCCTGAAAGTGGGAAATATTCACTTCACTGAGATTCAGGGAAAGGATTTTGCTGGGCTCACTTTCCTTGAAGAACTTGAGATTGATGCTACAAATCTCCAGCGGTATGAGCCCAAGAGTTTCAAATCAATTCAGAACATCAGTCATTTGATCCTTCGTATGAAGCAGCCTGTTTTACTGCCGGAGATTATTCTAGATACTTTGAGTTCcttggaatatttggaactgaGAGATACTTATTTAAACACTTTCCATTTTGCAGAAGTATCTGACCCTGAAACCAATACATTGATTAAAAAGTTCACATTTAGAAATGTGAAAATCACTGATGAAAGTTTTGATGAAATTGTGAAGCTGTTGAATTATATTTCTGGAGTGTCAGAAGCAGAGTTTGATGAGTGTACTCTTGATGGGCTTGGTGAATTTAGGACACCGGATATAGACAAAATTAAAGTTATAGGTAAGCTAGAGACATTAACGATACGCAGGTTGCGTATTCCACAGTTTTACTTATTTCGTGATCTGAGTAGTATTTATTCACTTACAGAAAGAGTTAAAAGGATCACAATAGAAAATAGTAAGGTTTTTCTGGTTCCTTGTTCACTTTCACAACATTTAAAATCATTAGAATATTTGGATCTCAGTGACAATTTAATGGTTGAGGAATACTTGAAAAACTCAGCCTGTGAGCGTGCCTGGCCCTCCCTCCAAACCTTAATTTTAAGGCAAAATCATTTGACGTCATTAGGAAAAACTGGAGAAACTTTGCTTACTCTGAAAAACCTGACTAAACTTGACATCAGCAAGAACAGTTTTCATTCTATGCCTGAAACTTGTCAGTGGccagaaaagatgaaatatttgaatttatcCAGCATAAGAATAGATCGTTTAACCCAATGCATTCCCCAGACACTGGAAGTTTTAGATATTAGCAATAACAATCTcaattcattttctttgattttgccACAAGTCAAAGAACTTTATATTTCCAGAAATAAGTTGAAGACTCTACCAGATGCCTCCTTCTTACCCATGTTATTAGTCATGAGAATCAGCAGAAACACAATAAATACTTTCTCTAAGGAGCAACTTGattcttttcaaaaattgaagACTTTGGAAGCTGGTGGCAACAATTTCATTTGCTCCTGTGAGTTCCTGTCTTTCACTCAGGAGGAGCAGGCACTGGACCAGATCCTGATCGACTGGCCAGAAAACTACCTGTGTGACTCTCCCTCCCACGTGCGGGGCCAGCGGGTTCAGGACACTCATCTCTCGGTCTCTGAATGCCACAGGACAGCTCTGGTGTCTGCTGTGTGCTGTGCCCTTTTCCTGTCGATCCTGCTCACTGGGGTTCTGTGTCACCATTTCCATGGACTGTGGTACATGAAAATGATGTGGGCCTGGCTCCAGGCCAAAAGGAAGCCCAGGACAGCTCCCCAAAGGGACATCTGTTATGACGCCTTCGTGTCTTACAGTGAACGGGACTCCTACTGGGTGGAGAACCTCATGGTGCAGGAGCTGGAGCACTTCAACCCTCCCTTTAAGTTGTGTCTTCATAAGCGGGACTTTATTCCTGGCAAATGGATTATTGACAATATCATTGACTCGATTGAAAAGAGCCACAAAACCATCTTTGTGCTTTCTGAAAACTTTGTGAAGAGTGAGTGGTGTAAGTACGAACTGGACTTCTCCCATTTTCGTCTCTTTGATGAGAACAATGATGCTGCCATTCTCATTCTTCTGGAGCCCATTGACAAAAAGGCCATTCCCCAGCGTTTCTGTAAGCTGCGGAAGATAATGAACACCAAGACCTACCTGGAGTGGCCCACTGATGAAGCTCAGCAGGAGGGGTTTTGGTTAAATTTGAGAGCCGCCATAAAGTCCTAG
- the TLR2 gene encoding toll-like receptor 2 precursor (The RefSeq protein has 1 substitution compared to this genomic sequence) encodes MPHALWTVWVLGAVISLSKEGVPDQPSSLSCDPTGVCDGRSRSLNSIPSGLTAAVKSLDLSNNKIASVGNSDLWKCVNLKALRLGSNDINTIEEDSFSSLRSLEHLDLSNNHLSNLSSSWFRPLSSLKFLNLLGSTYKTLGETSLFSHLTNLRILKVGNIHFTEIQGKDFAGLTFLEELEIDATNLQRYEPKSFKSIQNISHLILRMKQPVLLPEIILDTLSSLEYLELRDTYLNTFHFAEVSDPETNTLIKKFTFRNVKITDESFDEIVKLLNYISGVSEAEFDECTLDGLGEFRTPDIDKIKVIGKLETLTIRRLRIPQFYLFRDLSSIYSLTERVKRITIENSKVFLVPCSLSRHLKSLEYLDLSDNLMVEEYLKNSACERAWPSLQTLILRQNHLTSLGKTGETLLTLKNLTKLDISKNSFHSMPETCQWPEKMKYLNLSSIRIDRLTQCIPQTLEVLDISNNNLNSFSLILPQVKELYISRNKLKTLPDASFLPMLLVMRISRNTINTFSKEQLDSFQKLKTLEAGGNNFICSCEFLSFTQEEQALDQILIDWPENYLCDSPSHVRGQRVQDTHLSVSECHRTALVSAVCCALFLSILLTGVLCHHFHGLWYMKMMWAWLQAKRKPRTAPQRDICYDAFVSYSERDSYWVENLMVQELEHFNPPFKLCLHKRDFIPGKWIIDNIIDSIEKSHKTIFVLSENFVKSEWCKYELDFSHFRLFDENNDAAILILLEPIDKKAIPQRFCKLRKIMNTKTYLEWPTDEAQQEGFWLNLRAAIKS; translated from the coding sequence ATGCCACATGCTTTGTGGACGGTGTGGGTCTTAGGGGCCGTAATCAGCCTCTCCAAGGAAGGGGTCCCTGATCAGCCTTCTTCTCTGTCTTGTGATCCCACTGGTGTCTGCGATGGCCGCTCCAGATCTTTAAACTCCATCCCCTCAGGCCTCACGGCAGCTGTGAAAAGTCTTGACCTGTCCAACAACAAGATCGCCTCTGTCGGCAACAGTGACCTGTGGAAGTGTGTGAACCtcaaggccctgaggctggggtCCAATGACATCAACACCATAGAGGAAGACTCTTTTTCCTCCCTGAGGAGTCTTGAACATTTGGACTTGTCCAATAATCACTTATCTAATTTATCGTCCTCCTGGTTCAGGcccctttcttctttaaaattcttaaacTTACTGGGAAGCACTTACAAAACACTCGGGGAAACATCTCTTTTTTCTCATCTCACCAATTTGCGAATCCTGAAAGTGGGAAATATTCACTTCACTGAGATTCAGGGAAAGGATTTTGCTGGGCTCACTTTCCTTGAAGAACTTGAGATTGATGCTACAAATCTCCAGCGGTATGAGCCCAAGAGTTTCAAATCAATTCAGAACATCAGTCATTTGATCCTTCGTATGAAGCAGCCTGTTTTACTGCCGGAGATTATTCTAGATACTTTGAGTTCcttggaatatttggaactgaGAGATACTTATTTAAACACTTTCCATTTTGCAGAAGTATCTGACCCTGAAACCAATACATTGATTAAAAAGTTCACATTTAGAAATGTGAAAATCACTGATGAAAGTTTTGATGAAATTGTGAAGCTGTTGAATTATATTTCTGGAGTGTCAGAAGCAGAGTTTGATGAGTGTACTCTTGATGGGCTTGGTGAATTTAGGACACCGGATATAGACAAAATTAAAGTTATAGGTAAGCTAGAGACATTAACGATACGCAGGTTGCGTATTCCACAGTTTTACTTATTTCGTGATCTGAGTAGTATTTATTCACTTACAGAAAGAGTTAAAAGGATCACAATAGAAAATAGTAAGGTTTTTCTGGTTCCTTGTTCACTTTCACAACATTTAAAATCATTAGAATATTTGGATCTCAGTGACAATTTAATGGTTGAGGAATACTTGAAAAACTCAGCCTGTGAGCGTGCCTGGCCCTCCCTCCAAACCTTAATTTTAAGGCAAAATCATTTGACGTCATTAGGAAAAACTGGAGAAACTTTGCTTACTCTGAAAAACCTGACTAAACTTGACATCAGCAAGAACAGTTTTCATTCTATGCCTGAAACTTGTCAGTGGccagaaaagatgaaatatttgaatttatcCAGCATAAGAATAGATCGTTTAACCCAATGCATTCCCCAGACACTGGAAGTTTTAGATATTAGCAATAACAATCTcaattcattttctttgattttgccACAAGTCAAAGAACTTTATATTTCCAGAAATAAGTTGAAGACTCTACCAGATGCCTCCTTCTTACCCATGTTATTAGTCATGAGAATCAGCAGAAACACAATAAATACTTTCTCTAAGGAGCAACTTGattcttttcaaaaattgaagACTTTGGAAGCTGGTGGCAACAATTTCATTTGCTCCTGTGAGTTCCTGTCTTTCACTCAGGAGGAGCAGGCACTGGACCAGATCCTGATCGACTGGCCAGAAAACTACCTGTGTGACTCTCCCTCCCACGTGCGGGGCCAGCGGGTTCAGGACACTCATCTCTCGGTCTCTGAATGCCACAGGACAGCTCTGGTGTCTGCTGTGTGCTGTGCCCTTTTCCTGTCGATCCTGCTCACTGGGGTTCTGTGTCACCATTTCCATGGACTGTGGTACATGAAAATGATGTGGGCCTGGCTCCAGGCCAAAAGGAAGCCCAGGACAGCTCCCCAAAGGGACATCTGTTATGACGCCTTCGTGTCTTACAGTGAACGGGACTCCTACTGGGTGGAGAACCTCATGGTGCAGGAGCTGGAGCACTTCAACCCTCCCTTTAAGTTGTGTCTTCATAAGCGGGACTTTATTCCTGGCAAATGGATTATTGACAATATCATTGACTCGATTGAAAAGAGCCACAAAACCATCTTTGTGCTTTCTGAAAACTTTGTGAAGAGTGAGTGGTGTAAGTACGAACTGGACTTCTCCCATTTTCGTCTCTTTGATGAGAACAATGATGCTGCCATTCTCATTCTTCTGGAGCCCATTGACAAAAAGGCCATTCCCCAGCGTTTCTGTAAGCTGCGGAAGATAATGAACACCAAGACCTACCTGGAGTGGCCCACTGATGAAGCTCAGCAGGAGGGGTTTTGGTTAAATTTGAGAGCCGCCATAAAGTCCTAG